The Winogradskyella schleiferi genome contains the following window.
GAACAACTGGATGAGCGATGACTGGAAAAATGAAACTGAAAATATTGAGCCTTTATTGGATATGGTCATTGAGCATGTGCCTGAACCAAAATTCGAAGAAGGTACAACTCAAATGCTAATTACATCTTTGGATTTTTCATCCTTTACAGGACGAATTGCTATTGGGCGTTTAACCAGAGGTGGTTTAAAAGTGAACCAACAAATCTCATTGGTTAAACGAGATGGTTCAATAGTTAAAAGTAAGATTAAAGAACTACATACCTTTGAAGGTGTAGGTCGTTTAAAAGTAGAAGAGGTAGAAACGGGAGACATTTGTGCTATTGTAGGTTTAGAAGGTTTTGAAATTGGTGATACAGTTGCTGATTTTGAAAATCCTGAAGGTTTAAAAACCATAGCTATTGATGAGCCAACGATGAGTATGTTATTCACAATTAACGATTCGCCTTTCTTCGGAAAAGACGGAAAGTTTGTGACCTCTCGTCATATTAAAGACCGTTTGACCAAAGAACTGGAAAAGAATTTAGCCTTACGTGTTGAAGAAACGGATAGTGCGGATAAATTTATGGTTTTTGGCCGTGGTGTATTGCACTTATCGGTTTTAATTGAAACCATGCGTCGTGAAGGTTATGAGATGCAAATTGGACAGCCACAAGTAATCATCAAGGAAATTGATGGTGTCAAATGTGAGCCGTTTGAAGAAATGACGATTGATTTACCGGAGCATGTTTCAGGTAAAGCGATCGAAATGGTAACGATGCGTAAAGGCGAAATGGTAAGTATGGAAGCCAAAGGCGACCGTATGGTTTGCCAATTTATAGTGCCGTCTCGTGGCATCATTGGTTTACGTAACCAATTGTTAACAGCCACAGCTGGAGAAGCCATTATGGCACACCGTTTTACGGATTACAAACCCTTAAAAGGAGGCATTCCAGAACGTCAAAATGGGTCTTTGGTATCTATGGAAAACGGCCAAGCAATTCCTTATTCTATTGACAAGTTACAAGATAGAGGTAAGTTTTTCGTCGATCCTGGTGAAGATATTTACGAAGGTCAGGTAATTGGGGAAAACTCTCGTGGAGATGATATGACGGTTAACGTTACCAAAACCAAAAAATTAAGTAACGTACGTTCTTCTGGTGCAGATGATAAAGCCAAAATTGTACCAGCTATTAAGTTTTCTTTGGAGGAAGCGTTGGAATATATCCAGAAAGATGAGTATGTTGAGGTAACACCGAATTTCTTAAGATTGCGTAAAATCTATTTAAAAGAAGTGGATCGTAAGCGTAATAAGAATATCTAGTAAGATATTTTAAATATAATTTTGAAAAGAGAAATACTGAAAGGTGTTTCTCTTTTTTTTCTTGTATTATTGAACTTGAAATATTTCAATATATAAATGAAATTTGTAGATCGTGTTTTAAGAGATTGGCGCATTAAAATGACCAAACCCTATGTAAGAGCCAATGACTCTGTTCTGGATATTGGCTGTTTTGATGATACGTTATTTAAGAAACTGAAGTCCAAGCCAATTTCGAATAGTATTGGTATAGATCCATTATTGAAGCAATCTATTCAAAATAAAAATTACATTTTACTACCAGGTAAATTTCCTCTCGATTTACCAAAAGATAAAACATTTGACACTATAACCATGCTTGCCGTTTTAGAGCATATTCCCAATGAAGAACAAGAACAACTTAGAGATAATTGTTACAATTATCTCAACACAAAAGGTCGAATTATTATTACCGTTCCTTCTCCATTTGTAGATCATGTACTTTGGGTTTTGTCTAAATTAAGACTAATAGATGGTATGTCTTTAGAAGAACACTATGGTTTTAAGGTGGAAGATGTACCCTTAATTTTTAATTCAAAACAATTTAAACTTTTGAAGCATAAAAGATTTCAATTAGGACTGAATAACTTATTTGTTTTTGAAAAACTAGAATAAGGCTTATTTTTTAAGTCCTAAAACACTAAAAAATAAGCTGAATAATATCGTTTGAATACCAAGTTGTAAGGTTGTTATTGCAGGAATTATAATTCGTAACGTAGTGCTCGTATCTAATGGCCCAAAACGAGTGTTTTCCCAAGAGGCTAAACCCTTAAAGCTTAAATATACTCCAATTATTAAAAGTACAAAACCAAAGATTAAGCCTTTTTCAAGGTTGATAAATTTGAAAAGTTTGTTATAACGGTTGGATTTTGGAAGTAGCTCATTTTCAACAGCAAATATTTTTGTCAAACCATAGAATATGATAAATTGAAACCCTACTAATAGAAACGCAGAAGTGTATAATAATGTATGTACATCTAATGTGAAGCTTTCAAACTCAATAGGATTTAAGACAAGAATAAAGGACATCACAAAACCGACTAAAGCTAAAAGAATTCCAGGGTAAAGAAACAACCAATTTGGTGCGTACAACATTAAAAAACGTAAATGTCTCCAACCATCACTCCAAGTTTTTAAATGTGGTGCTCTAGTTCTGCCATCTTTATGGAGTTTTGTTGGCACTTCCGCAATAGATAAATTATTCAGCTTCGATTTTACCACCATTTCCGAGGCAAACTCCATACCAGAGGTTTTTAAATTCATCGTTTTGTAGGCACTTTTAGAAAAGCCTCTCAGTCCGCAATGAAAATCATTAATATTAATTTTAAAAAACAGACGCCCTACAAAAGATAACACAGGATTGCCTAAGTATTGGTGTAAAAATGGCATAGCATCTTTTTCGATTCCACCTTTAAAACGATTTCCCATAACTAAATCCTTTCCATTTCGCAATTCTACCAGATAGGGCATAAGGTTAGAAAAATCGTAACTGTCATCAGCATCTCCCATAATAATATAAGATCCGTTTGCTGCCTCAATTCCTGCCTTCAGCGCACTTCCATATCCTTTTTGTTCTGCATGGATTACAATTGCATTATGAGATTTAGCAATAGCTTTTGAGCCATCCGTACTTCCGTTATCTGCAATAATAATCTCGCCCATAACATTATTCTTTTCAAGAAATGATTGCGCTTTATGTATGCAAATAGCAAGAGTTTCCGCTTCGTTTAAGCATGGCATTACAATGGAAAGTTCAGGTTTATTACTCACATTTTAAAAGTTTGAGTGTACTAATGAATAGCAAAAATAACAAAGCATAATTGTAAAACAGATAACGTTGTATAGAATGGCTTGCAAAGGCAATAAAAAGAGCATTCGATAAAATTAAAGATGATAATAGAAATAAAATGGCATAGTGCTTTTGATCGTAAAATGTGGTTTTAACTAAACTGAATAAGAACATAAACACTACAAAGAAAAACAGAATTGGCGTGTAAAAACCATAAGTTATATTAGTATAAAACAGCTGAATCCATTTATTGAAATTTGCTCTAATTAAAGTGAAAGTATATGTTTTACAGGCAGCTTCAGTTTCAAAAAATGGATAGGAAGCCACTTGGTTGGAACTCCACTCTTTAGGGCTTGGTTGGTTAAAATAATAGGCTACGCCTTGTTCTCTAACAGTTTGATTACATATTTTTGATAGGTTCTCATGAAAGAATAAATAGTCTTCTTTTGGTGTTTGGTTGGGTTTTAAAAGTAAGTCTTTCTTAATTAAAGTATCGTAGGTACTTTTTAGAATTTCCCTGTAACCTTTTTGTTTTATAAGTGAATAATCCGTGGTGTTAGAAACATAGATCGGAGCTGTTGAAGCACTGGTATAACCTAAGGGAGTAGGTTTAAAAAAACCATCTTTTAATAGATGATAGCTGCGTTCCGTTAGACTTGCTATAAGCACAACACCGCACATAACAATAATTGTTGATATATGTTTTCTTTGAAAGATAAACTTCCTGTAAATTAAAAAATAGACGCCTGCGAAAATTAAAGTGGAGATTATAAACTGACTTCTTGTAAAGACCAAGCCAAGAAAGATGATGACATAATATTTAAGATGATCCCGTTTATTATTAAAAAGAATGTCTAAGCCAATAGCAATAAATAAAAGGTAAAAACCATAACCTAGCCCTTCAGAACATAAGTTATTTGCAATAAGCAATGGTGGGAAAAAAGGAAATAATAAAATCGCAGTTAAAATAAGCCTTTGGAAGTAGTTCAAGTTAAATATCGAAGCTACTTTTTTATGAAAATAATGAACACAGAACAAACTAAATAGGGCATGAAACGCTACTGCCACAATGTCGAAATATGATCCAAAAACGAAACTAAAACTTTTTAAGAAAATGACATAGCCCAATTGACGGAATGGCATAGCCCTTAAATAACCGAAGGTGTCGGGAGAATATATAGGATCATTAAAAATGCAAAACAGGAAAACACAGAAATATACAATTAGAAAAAATGAACGGTCTTTGTAAAAATATTTGATTTTATTAATTTTCATTTTTGTTGAAACTAATATGCCGTGTTTTTACAATCCATAATAATAGAGGTATAGGGAATAAAAAAATAGGATTCATCAATGGTTGAATCTATATTGTTGAAGTGGATTTTAGCAAGACGTTCATACTCATGTTGGGTTCTTACAAATTGACCTCTATCTTTTCTTAAGAAATAAGCGGAAATTTTGTTTTGATTTGGAACATAACAACCGTCAAACGATACAAAACGGCCATTTGGTTTTAAGGCTTTTACTGCAATTTTAAACAAATTGAAACATTGCTCATCCGTTAAATGATGCAAGACTCCTGCAGAAATAACAATGTCAAAAGTGTGAGTCTCAATTAAATCTAAGTCGTCCACTCCAGCACACTTAAATGTACCTTTGTTTCCATATTTTTTTTTTGCCTGTTCAATGTAATTGGGGTCTAAGTCAATTCCTGTATAGTCAACATTAGGTAAAAACTCTAATATATCTCCAGGGCCACAACCAATATCCAATATTTTTTGCCCAGGTTTTATGTTCACGTTATTTTCAACAAAAAGTTTACGAGCTCTGTAACCACCTACAATTTTTTGATAGGAGGTATAAATTACAGGATGACTGAGAATTTTTCTGGGATCGAGATTCAATGGCACTTTTAAAATCTGTTTTTATTGCCGCTAAATTAATGGAATAACAATTAAATAAGATGTTATATTTGATTTTTACTCAAAACCGTTTTAACTAAATAGGCTTAACTTAATGAAGCTTGAATTACAAATTCAGAAGAATCTATTCAAAATTACATTAATAATTATCGTGCTTTTACAATTATTAGTGGCTTTTCAAGGATTTGATGTCTGCGACGATGGTTTCGTTTTAACGTTTTATCAGCAAATTTTCTCAAATCCTGAAAGTGTAGAGTATAATTTCTTGTATTGGTTTTCTGGTTTTATAGGAGGTTTATGGTATCTGCTGTATGAAGATGGTGGCATTTTATGGTTTAGGCTGCTTGGAATTATTGTAAACACTCTAGCTTTTTATCTGTCATACAAATTATTAAAATCTTATATAAAACAAGAATTTTTACTCCTTGCATTGGTCATGGTTTTATTTGTGAATGATTATGGGTTTTTGACCTATTACCATAATTATTTGACCGCACTTATGTCGGTTATAATTATATATGTGTTAAATAAGGCTGTCATAAAAAACAGTATGCTTTTATACATATTGTCTGGGATTATCTTAAGTATAAATGTTTTTACCCGTATTCCGAACTTAGTGCTTTTCTCATTGGTCTTAGTTGTTCCATATGCATATTATTTACGAAAAGAATCGATTTTGAAATCTATTAAGCCGTTTTTATTTGTTGGGTTTGGATCTGTTATTGGCTTTTTGATGGTGTATGTAACTTTAAGCTTGCTTGGGCAGTTGGAAATAATGAAGAATGCCCTCTTTACGATAAATGACCTAGGGAATACTGAGGACAGTTCACATAATTTTAAATCGGTATTTATGGCACCTTATTATAATTACAGGAGTATTGCTGTTGAAACGATCAAACTTGCTGCCATAGTTACGGGACTTTATGTTTTAAGACGATTTATTCCCAATAACAAAATCATCAATGTTTTTATTTTTGTTTTTTCAATCGTCTTATTTGTCTTTTGGTTTAATACAGGAAATATTTATCCAATATATAGCCTTTGTTTATTAGGTGCTTTAACAATTCTTTTTATAAAAAAGTTTAGTAATGAAGTAAAAATAATTAGTGTTTTATCTTTTTTCACATTGATTACTATTTCCTTAGGAACAGGAGGTGGCATAAAAAATAGTGGCTATATGGGAATTTGGATTGGTTTGCCTTTGTTTTTCTATGCTATAGATAATTTAAATTTACTAATTCCAAATTCAAAATATTTTAATATAAACTCAAGTCTAAAGCTTTCAAAGAAATCAGTTCATTTATTTCTATACGCAATTATTGTGGCTTTTTTATTGCTTAAAACGCATAATATTTCCCAACAAGCATATTTTGACAATGGAAGTAGATTCGAAAAAACCTATGCCATAAATAGCCCTTTGGCCAAAGGCATTTACACCACGGAACGACGCGCCAAAATTGTTAATGACTTATTGCAGAATTTGAATAAATTTGTAAAACCAAACGATTATTTAATGGTCTATGATAAAATACCAATGGTCCATTTTTTAACGGAAACAAAACCGTATATGTATAATCCTTGGGTTTGGATTTACGATTATAATTCTTTTGAAAAAAAGTTGCATAAAGCGGAATCTGAAATCCCTGTGTTGCCAATCGTTGTGCAACAAAAATTTGAAACTATTTATAGTTTTTCTGAGCCAATACCAGACTATATGTCAACTCAAAAAGAGAACACTGATTTTCATAGTAATGAGCGAAATGCCATTATGATTGCATTTTTAAATCGAAATAACTATGAAATTGTTTGGAGTAACCCTTATTTTAATATTTATCGATCTAAGAATAAGTCGAGATGAGTTTACTATATTAGATGCGTATTAAGATACGATTATGCAAGACAATGACATTTCCATTATAATTCCTGTTTACAATGAATCTGAAAATATACAGACGCTATATAGAAGGATTAAGCAAACACTTTCTACAATTAAATTAAGTTACGAGATACTATTTATCAACGATGGAAGTACAGATGACTCTCTGACTCAGATAGAAACAATTGCCCAAGGCGATAGTGATGTTTATTATATCGATTTTAGTAGAAATTTTGGACATCAAGTAGCGGTTTCCGCAGGATTGGAGCATAGCAATGCAAGCTGCACCGTAATTATTGACGCAGACCTTCAAGATCCACCAGAATTAATTGCTGATTTATATGCCAAACATAAAGAGGGATTTGACGTGGTTTATGCAAAGCGACAAAAGCGAAAAGGCGAATCATTTTTTAAAAAATTAACGGCCAAATTGTACTATAGACTTTTGAAAAAGATAGTAACTTTTGATATTCCTTTAGACGCTGGAGACTTTAGATTGGTGTCTAAAAAAGTGGTAGAGGCTATTATTAGAATGCCAGAGCAGAATAAATTTTTACGTGGTCAAATTGCTTGGTTAGGATTTAAACAGGCTTATGTTTTGTATGACAGGGCTTATAGAAAACATGGAAAATCTGGGTATACCTATGGTAAAATGTTTCGTTTAGCCTTCGATGGTATTACCGGTTTTTCAGATAAACCCTTACTTTTTGTAAGCCGTTTGGGATTCATTATTTCTATCTTTTCATTCTTGCTGATTATTTTTGCCATATTTTCCCATTATATATTAGAACAAACCATCACAGGTTGGACTTCTTTAATCATCAGTGCCGCATTTATTGGAGGTATTCAACTATTATCGATAGGCGTAATTGGCGAATATATTAGTAGAATTAATGTCAATGTAAAAGACAGACCGCTTTATATTGTGGATTCTACAAACATTGATCCAACTGTAAAAAAGGAAAAATAACTCAATTTTATTTTTTAATCATTTTGAATTCATTGGGCTTAATAGATAATTAGAATTATTTTTGATTGATGGCAGATTACAAAGTCACTTTATATAAATCTTCAGAAAAAGAAACCTGGAACAGTTTTGCCCTAAAAAGCAATCAAGATACGTTTTTGTTCCAGCGGGATTTTATGGATTATCACAGCCATACCTTTCGTGATTTTTCATTGATGGTCTATAAAAAAGATAAACTAATGGCGATGTTGCCTGCTAATTTGGTTGAGGACGCTGTCTATTCCCATCAAGGCTTAACTTATGGAAGTCTCATTTATTCCAAAGAATTAAAAACAACCGATTTTATTAGAGTGTTTCGGGCTGTATTGGAATTTTTAAATAGTAGTGAGATTAACAGTTTAACCTTAAAAGAACTTCCAGCCATATATCTGCACAATCAGTCTAATAATCCATTGGCTTATGTATTATTTAAAATGAAAGCCGAATTATTAAGAACTGATTTGCACTCCGTTGTCAGTACGGCTTACAAATCGTATTCAAACAGTAGAAAGGAAGGTGTAAAAAGAGCTGGTAAATCGAATTTAAAAGTTGAAGAATCTGATGCTTTTGAATCATTTTGGAATCAAATTCTTATCCCGAATTTAGAAACAAGGCACAACGTGAAACCCGTTCATAGTTTGGAAGAAATGACACTTTTAAAATCCAGATTTCCAAACCATATTAGACAGTTTAATGTGTTTCATAATGAAAAGATTGTCGCCGGAGTAACCATTTTTGAAACTGAAAATGTAGCACATTGCCAATATATTTCCGGCAATGAAGATAACAACGAATTGGGAAGTTTAGATTGTTTACACCATCATCTTATTGAAAATGTCTATGGAGATAAACCGTATTTCGATTTTGGTACGTCCAATATCAACTTAGGTCAACAGATCAATAAAGGCTTACTATTTTGGAAAGAAGGTTTTGGAGCACGATCAATTCCACAAGGATTTTATAAAATGGAGACGAAAAATTATAAATTGTTAGACGATACTTTAATATGATTAAATTCCTCGATCTACATAAAATCAATAATCGTTTTCGTGATGCGTTTCAAGCAGCGTTTAGTAAATCTTTAGACGATGCCCATTTTATTTTAGGGAATAATGTTACCAAATTCGAAAATGAATTCGCAGCCTATTGTGGTACAACATATTGTGTGGGTACCGCCAACGGATTGGATGCGCTAACCTTGATTTTAAAAGGTTACATTCATTTAGGAAAATTGGAGAAGGGAGATAGGGTAGTAGTCCCAGCAAATACATTTATCGCAACCATATTATCTGTTTTACATGCGGAATTAGTTCCTGTTTTGGTAGAGCCCAATCCTGATACTTATAACATTTCTGTTGATACTGATAAAGCGATATTTGTTGACGCTAAGGCAATTGTTATGGTGCATTTATATGGTCAATTGGCAGATGTGGAAAACTTTAATAAAATAGCAAAAATTTATAATTGCCTTTTAATTGAAGATGCGGCACAAGCGCATGGTGCTGAAGCAAATTCCACGATTGAAAATTCAAATTCCAATTCCGATATCTATAAGGACGCCAAGCCAAAAGTCAAAAACCAAAAGCCAAAAGCTATACGAGACGTTTCAAATTCTAATTCAAATTCGGGTTCAATTTCAAATTCAAATTCACTAAGAGCCGGAAACCTCTCTCATGCCGCAGCCTTTAGCTTCTATCCAAGTAAAAATCTTGGAGCTCTTGGCGATGGAGGTGCTGTGACCACAAACGATTCAGAATTAGTTGAAGTCTTAAAACTATTGCGTAATTACGGAAGTGAAGTAAAGTACACTAATAAAATAATTGGTTTCAATAGTCGTTTAGATGATATGCAAGCGGCTTTTTTGAGCATTAAATTAAAATCTTTAGATAAAGACAACCAAAGACGACGTGCAATTGCAAAAGCATATTTGAATGGTATTCACAATTCAAAATTAAAATTACCATATTATGATGGTTCAGAAAATCATGTGTTTTATGCTTTTGTGATTGAAGTTGCCGATAGAGACCATTTTATAAATTTTTTGGAAAAACATAACATAGAATGGTTAATCCATTATCCAATTCCACCACATGAGCAAAAAGCCTTACAATCATTTTCGCATTTTAATTTTGCACTTACTGAAAAGATTCATAAAAGAATTATAAGTTTGCCTATGAGTCCTGTGTTGACAGATAAAGAGATTCAAACGGTCATAGACGTTTTAAACACCTACTAGTTGAAAAAGTTTTTTACTTATATCAATACCGAAGTTTTAGTAAAAGCAGCGAGTCTAAACATGGCTAATATTAGTCTTAGAATTGTGGCTGGTATTCTTGTTTCTAAGTTTATTGCGGTTTATATTGGACCGCAAGGAATGGCACTTATTGGGAATTTGAGGAATTTTTTAAGTGCCATTCAGTCTATGGCTATTTCTGGACTTTATAAAGGTGTTGTTAAAGTGATAAGCCAAGTTAAGAATGATGTCGCAGAGCTTACCAAAACATTATCTACGGTTTTTTATTTCGGTTTTTTCACTTCTGTTTTTTTGGCGTTTCTATGTTACTATAATGCCGAGTGGATTAATAATGTATTGTTTTCTTCAAATTACAATTACATCTATATCATAAAAACA
Protein-coding sequences here:
- the typA gene encoding translational GTPase TypA, which codes for MTKIKNIAIIAHVDHGKTTLVDKIMYHCQLFRENENTGDLILDNNDLERERGITITSKNVSVVYKDTKINVIDTPGHADFGGEVERVLNMADGVLLLVDAFEGPMPQTRFVLQKAIDLGLKPCVVINKVDKENCTPDEVHEKVFDLMFELGAEEWQLDFPTVYGSAKNNWMSDDWKNETENIEPLLDMVIEHVPEPKFEEGTTQMLITSLDFSSFTGRIAIGRLTRGGLKVNQQISLVKRDGSIVKSKIKELHTFEGVGRLKVEEVETGDICAIVGLEGFEIGDTVADFENPEGLKTIAIDEPTMSMLFTINDSPFFGKDGKFVTSRHIKDRLTKELEKNLALRVEETDSADKFMVFGRGVLHLSVLIETMRREGYEMQIGQPQVIIKEIDGVKCEPFEEMTIDLPEHVSGKAIEMVTMRKGEMVSMEAKGDRMVCQFIVPSRGIIGLRNQLLTATAGEAIMAHRFTDYKPLKGGIPERQNGSLVSMENGQAIPYSIDKLQDRGKFFVDPGEDIYEGQVIGENSRGDDMTVNVTKTKKLSNVRSSGADDKAKIVPAIKFSLEEALEYIQKDEYVEVTPNFLRLRKIYLKEVDRKRNKNI
- a CDS encoding class I SAM-dependent methyltransferase produces the protein MKFVDRVLRDWRIKMTKPYVRANDSVLDIGCFDDTLFKKLKSKPISNSIGIDPLLKQSIQNKNYILLPGKFPLDLPKDKTFDTITMLAVLEHIPNEEQEQLRDNCYNYLNTKGRIIITVPSPFVDHVLWVLSKLRLIDGMSLEEHYGFKVEDVPLIFNSKQFKLLKHKRFQLGLNNLFVFEKLE
- a CDS encoding glycosyltransferase family 2 protein, which codes for MSNKPELSIVMPCLNEAETLAICIHKAQSFLEKNNVMGEIIIADNGSTDGSKAIAKSHNAIVIHAEQKGYGSALKAGIEAANGSYIIMGDADDSYDFSNLMPYLVELRNGKDLVMGNRFKGGIEKDAMPFLHQYLGNPVLSFVGRLFFKININDFHCGLRGFSKSAYKTMNLKTSGMEFASEMVVKSKLNNLSIAEVPTKLHKDGRTRAPHLKTWSDGWRHLRFLMLYAPNWLFLYPGILLALVGFVMSFILVLNPIEFESFTLDVHTLLYTSAFLLVGFQFIIFYGLTKIFAVENELLPKSNRYNKLFKFINLEKGLIFGFVLLIIGVYLSFKGLASWENTRFGPLDTSTTLRIIIPAITTLQLGIQTILFSLFFSVLGLKK
- a CDS encoding class I SAM-dependent methyltransferase; this encodes MPLNLDPRKILSHPVIYTSYQKIVGGYRARKLFVENNVNIKPGQKILDIGCGPGDILEFLPNVDYTGIDLDPNYIEQAKKKYGNKGTFKCAGVDDLDLIETHTFDIVISAGVLHHLTDEQCFNLFKIAVKALKPNGRFVSFDGCYVPNQNKISAYFLRKDRGQFVRTQHEYERLAKIHFNNIDSTIDESYFFIPYTSIIMDCKNTAY
- a CDS encoding glycosyltransferase family 2 protein, with product MQDNDISIIIPVYNESENIQTLYRRIKQTLSTIKLSYEILFINDGSTDDSLTQIETIAQGDSDVYYIDFSRNFGHQVAVSAGLEHSNASCTVIIDADLQDPPELIADLYAKHKEGFDVVYAKRQKRKGESFFKKLTAKLYYRLLKKIVTFDIPLDAGDFRLVSKKVVEAIIRMPEQNKFLRGQIAWLGFKQAYVLYDRAYRKHGKSGYTYGKMFRLAFDGITGFSDKPLLFVSRLGFIISIFSFLLIIFAIFSHYILEQTITGWTSLIISAAFIGGIQLLSIGVIGEYISRINVNVKDRPLYIVDSTNIDPTVKKEK
- a CDS encoding GNAT family N-acetyltransferase, with amino-acid sequence MADYKVTLYKSSEKETWNSFALKSNQDTFLFQRDFMDYHSHTFRDFSLMVYKKDKLMAMLPANLVEDAVYSHQGLTYGSLIYSKELKTTDFIRVFRAVLEFLNSSEINSLTLKELPAIYLHNQSNNPLAYVLFKMKAELLRTDLHSVVSTAYKSYSNSRKEGVKRAGKSNLKVEESDAFESFWNQILIPNLETRHNVKPVHSLEEMTLLKSRFPNHIRQFNVFHNEKIVAGVTIFETENVAHCQYISGNEDNNELGSLDCLHHHLIENVYGDKPYFDFGTSNINLGQQINKGLLFWKEGFGARSIPQGFYKMETKNYKLLDDTLI
- a CDS encoding DegT/DnrJ/EryC1/StrS family aminotransferase, translated to MIKFLDLHKINNRFRDAFQAAFSKSLDDAHFILGNNVTKFENEFAAYCGTTYCVGTANGLDALTLILKGYIHLGKLEKGDRVVVPANTFIATILSVLHAELVPVLVEPNPDTYNISVDTDKAIFVDAKAIVMVHLYGQLADVENFNKIAKIYNCLLIEDAAQAHGAEANSTIENSNSNSDIYKDAKPKVKNQKPKAIRDVSNSNSNSGSISNSNSLRAGNLSHAAAFSFYPSKNLGALGDGGAVTTNDSELVEVLKLLRNYGSEVKYTNKIIGFNSRLDDMQAAFLSIKLKSLDKDNQRRRAIAKAYLNGIHNSKLKLPYYDGSENHVFYAFVIEVADRDHFINFLEKHNIEWLIHYPIPPHEQKALQSFSHFNFALTEKIHKRIISLPMSPVLTDKEIQTVIDVLNTY